A DNA window from Paenibacillus andongensis contains the following coding sequences:
- a CDS encoding DUF4267 domain-containing protein — protein sequence MSKSYWGPKSVTFWLVGVVTLLMLYLGVSGFIQPEAAIRGFGIPLHDTADRYLVNIKADRDLFIGIFLLVLMVLRMRKALLALMLTSILMPIVDAILVVTNAVDKTPSWIHLVTAVYGLVVGWMLYREEQRAKTANN from the coding sequence ATGAGTAAATCTTATTGGGGACCAAAGTCAGTAACATTTTGGTTAGTGGGTGTTGTTACGCTGTTGATGTTGTATTTAGGAGTGAGCGGTTTTATCCAGCCAGAAGCTGCGATTCGAGGTTTTGGTATACCACTGCATGACACCGCTGATAGATATCTTGTGAATATCAAAGCAGATCGTGACCTGTTTATTGGAATCTTCCTACTAGTCTTGATGGTACTTCGTATGAGAAAAGCATTACTAGCTCTTATGTTAACTTCTATTTTAATGCCAATCGTAGATGCCATATTGGTAGTAACGAATGCAGTAGATAAAACACCTTCTTGGATTCATCTTGTTACTGCGGTATATGGACTTGTTGTAGGTTGGATGTTGTATCGAGAAGAACAGCGAGCTAAAACAGCGAATAACTAG
- a CDS encoding DUF2269 domain-containing protein, with product MYIYLLFIHIIAAITAMAAVICYPLIMSSARTVGQAKFALALLQKTAILPKFGGTLLLLTGVALGFLETSLFREMWYVVSIAFFFVILIIFASLLPAGIKQQLTLLQQTQGDELPDAYRLSRRRSAWLEGIANLVAFISILLMVFKPF from the coding sequence ATGTATATTTACCTGCTGTTCATCCATATCATCGCCGCCATAACAGCCATGGCCGCCGTCATCTGCTATCCCTTGATCATGAGCAGCGCCCGGACAGTGGGTCAAGCCAAGTTCGCGCTTGCGCTGCTGCAAAAGACGGCGATCCTGCCGAAATTCGGAGGCACACTGCTGCTTCTTACAGGTGTTGCGCTTGGCTTCCTGGAAACCTCTTTGTTCCGAGAAATGTGGTATGTGGTCTCGATTGCATTCTTCTTTGTCATTCTGATTATCTTTGCTAGCCTGCTTCCCGCTGGCATCAAGCAGCAGCTTACGCTGCTGCAGCAGACGCAAGGGGATGAGCTGCCTGACGCGTACCGACTGAGCCGCAGACGCTCCGCCTGGTTGGAAGGGATCGCGAATCTTGTTGCTTTCATCTCGATTCTTCTGATGGTGTTCAAACCGTTCTAA